From the genome of Argentina anserina chromosome 4, drPotAnse1.1, whole genome shotgun sequence, one region includes:
- the LOC126790028 gene encoding guanine nucleotide-binding protein subunit gamma 2, with amino-acid sequence MQSDGSESVSLSPTTQRMQSLSASDTRGKHRILAELKRFEQEARFLEEELEQLEKIDRASAACKEILGNVETRPDPLLPITHGPLNPFWDRWFEGPKDSKGCRCWIF; translated from the exons ATGCAATCGGACGGGTCTGAATCCGTGAGCCTGAGTCCAACAACTCAGAGGATGCAGTCTCTGTCAGCCTCGGATACTAGAGGGAAGCATCGGATACTGGCTGAGTTGAAACGGTTTGAGCAAGAAGCTAGATTCTTAGAG GAAGAACTGGAACaacttgaaaagatagacagggCCTCAGCTGCATGCAAGGA AATACTGGGTAATGTAGAAACAAGGCCGGATCCACTACTCCCAAT AACACATGGCCCCCTTAATCCATTTTGGGATCGATGGTTTGAAGGACCCAAGGATTCAAAAGGTTGCAGATGCTGGATATTTTGA
- the LOC126790022 gene encoding uncharacterized protein LOC126790022: MGAFMTKFWFMLFPAKEYKIVVVGLDNAGKTTTLYKLHLGEVVTTNPTVGSNVEELVYKNIRFEVWDLGGQDRLRTSWATYYRGTHAIIVVIDSTDRARISIMKDELFRLLGHEDLQHSVVLVFANKQDLKDAMTPAEITDTLSLHSIKNHDWHIQACCALNGDGLYDGLGWIASRVTGKTPS, translated from the exons ATGGGGGCATTCATGACCAAGTTTTGGTTCATGTTGTTTCCTGCAAAGGAGTATAAGATTGTGGTGGTTGGGTTGGACAATGCTGGGAAGACAACTACCCTTTACAAATTGCACTTGGGAGAGGTTGTCACTACGAACCCGACTGTGGGCAGCAATGTCGAAGAGCTCGTCTACAAGAACATTCGCTTTGAG GTCTGGGATCTCGGTGGACAAGATAGACTGAGGACTTCATGGGCAACATATTATCGTGGAACTCATGCCATCATTGTGGTAATAGACAGCACAGACAGGGCCAGAATTTCTATTATGAAGGACGAACTCTTCAGGTTGCTTGGACATGAGGATCTTCAACATTCAGTTGTACTGGTTTTTGCTAATAAGCAAGATCTCAAGGATGCCATGACCCCAGCTGAGATCACTGACACTCTATCTCTTCACAGCATTAAGAATCATGACTGGCACATCCAAGCCTGCTGTGCCCTCAATGGGGATGGGTTGTATGATGGTCTAGGCTGGATCGCCTCACGAGTGACAGGCAAAACACCCAGTTAA